A single window of Actinomycetota bacterium DNA harbors:
- a CDS encoding VOC family protein yields MNLNGILIGSEDPRRLIDYYTKLFGDPGWGGGDFVGWQIGTGSVTVGPHDQVKGKNAQPGRVIWNIETTDVKGEFDKLRDAGATVVQEPYSPGEAPEMLIATFADPDDNYFQLITPM; encoded by the coding sequence ATGAACCTGAACGGCATCCTGATCGGATCAGAGGATCCGAGGCGTCTGATCGACTACTACACCAAGTTGTTCGGCGACCCCGGGTGGGGGGGCGGTGACTTCGTGGGGTGGCAGATCGGCACCGGTTCCGTCACCGTCGGTCCGCACGACCAGGTGAAGGGGAAGAACGCGCAACCCGGTCGCGTGATCTGGAACATCGAGACCACCGACGTCAAGGGCGAGTTCGACAAGCTGCGGGACGCGGGGGCGACGGTCGTGCAGGAGCCGTACAGCCCGGGCGAGGCCCCCGAGATGTTGATCGCCACGTTCGCCGACCCGGACGACAACTACTTCCAGCTCATCACGCCGATGTAG